The following is a genomic window from Nitrospira sp..
AAAGCCGCGGGTTTCCGTCGAGTCCTCTTCCGTTTCCTCCCAATGGCCGTTGTGGAGGATTTTTTCCTCTCCGCTCGGCAGCACTTCCCAAATTCTAATTTTGCCAATGTCGGACCCGCTGGCGAGGTGGATGCCGTCGGGCGAAAAGGCCACACAGACCGACCAGTGGTGGTCATACTGGTCTTTGCCCAAAAGGGTCATGAGGTCGGTTCCGGTCGTGACTTCCCAGATCTTGATATCCTTGTTGTGGCTGCCGCGGGCCAACATGAGACCGTCCGGTGAGAGGGACAGGCTGCACACATTGTGATCGTAGCGTGTAAAGAGGAGCTTGGTCGGTTCCCCGGTTTTGGGGTTCCAGAGGCGGATCGTGCGGTCTTCGCTGCCTGATGCGAGTGTGCGGCCGTCCGGGGTAAAGACCAAGGCGCGAATATCGGCGGTGTGGCCACGCAGTGAACGGAGCAGCCGTCCGGTTTCGATATCCCAGACACGGACATATCGGTCCACACCCCCGCTGACGAGAGTTTGTCCGTCCGGAGCGTAGGCCACGGTCCAGATGCCGTGCGAATGTCCTCGAAAGGTCTTGAGTTCCCGCAGACCTGCTTTCCAGTATTCCAGGTAATCGACGGCGGGTGTTGTTGCCGGGGAAGCGGATTCTCCCGGGCCGTTTAATTGTCCGGCATTGTGAGGCGTCGAGGGCGCAGTGATGTGATTGCTCATAACAGTCTATGCCTCGTCCCTGTGCTGAGCGGAGGCGGCAACCTCCACTCGTCCTCGACGGTTTGCAAACCTCGCCGAGGGGTTTGTATAATCGCCAGTCGTTCGACCGATCGTAAGAGAAGGACCAGGAACAAGTCAAGGTCAGCATTCGCGCGGGTTTCAGCTCGTCATTAGAAGCAGAAGAGGTGAGGTCTTATGGCAACCGGAGTAGAAGCGTCCAAGTCGTCGATGGAGATCCGTTTTCAGCCGGCCCTCCTGCAGGAAGTGATCGATTCCTTCATTGAAAAGACGGAGCGAGAAGGAGATCCGACGTACTATAAAGAGTTTCATGAACTGGCCGATCCGATCTATGAAAAATTTACGCTCGATGATCGCGAGGCGGAGTTCAAAAAACTGTATCAGTATTTGTTTGGAACCTGGGGTTTCTCCGACATCATCCGCGATGCATTCAACGAGTTTCCAGAACTCAAGCAGCGTGTCGGAATCGTGCTGGTCAAGGGGGTACTGAAGGAAGATCAGGAAGGCGTCGATGTGTTGCGCAAATGGGGCTCCGTCGAACACGACTTGGCCAAGCAGTTTGAGGAAAAGGGCTTGAAGGGGGTCGGCATCAAGTTGATTCCGCGACGGTTCTACGATCCGGCCTTGACGCGCTACTGCCGCCATGAATTGATGCACATCCACGACATGCTCGATCCGGCATTCGGCTACGATCCCGATACGAGAGTCGGACAAAACCCCGGCGAAGAAACGCTCATTCTACATCGCTACCGTATTCTCTGGAACATCAGCGTCGACAGCCGGTTGATCGTCGCAGGCAAGGAACCAATGTTGCCGAAGGAGGACCGGTTCAAGGAGTTTCGGTCGTGGTATCGGAAGATTCCACCGACTCAATTGAAATCGGTGTTTGAAGGTCTGTGGCAGACGAGTTATTTCACCCATTCCGAATTGGTGGAGATGGCGACCGACACGTTGCGCATTCTGGATCGCGCCGTGGATGTCGAGGGCGGAGAAGTTCCGGAGACCAGCACCAAGGTCATGCTCATGCCGGGGTTCCCTTGTCCCTTGTGCCGGTTCCCGACCTATTCATGGGTGGAAGATCTGGGTACCAAGGTGGAAGGGTACATTCTGGATTTTATTCGCGAGAACCATCCGGGGTGGGATGTAGAGTATGGGGCTTGTGATCGTTGTGTGGAAGTGTATAAGTTGCGCGCCGACGGTGTGATGTAGCGGAGGATTGTTGTGGCCGGTGATCCAGCATACGGGCGTCGTGATTTTTTGAAAGACTCCGTCGTCTCGGTGGCCAAGGCGGCGCGTGAGTTTACGGTCCACAAAGACGCACCGCGCGAGCAGCCTGCTCCGCCGGTGCGAAGCGATTGGCTGCGTCCTCCGGGAGCCGTCGATGAATCCCTGTTTCTGGAACAATGCACGCGCTGCAGCGATTGTATCAAGGCTTGTCCGCCAGGGGCGATCGTGAGCGACGTATCGAACGGCACCCCGGTGATTTTTGCGAATCAAGTCGCCTGCGAGTTGTGCGAAGATTTTCCCTGTATTGCAGCCTGCGCGACGGATGCGCTCCTGCCGGTCGTGGATTGTTTCGAGGTGCGGATGGGAGTGGCGACGGTGTCACACCGTGTCTGTACTGCGGGACAGGGTTGTCATGCCTGCGTATCGAAATGTCCGGTCGAGGCACTCTCGATGGATTTCGATGCACTCCGTCTGGTGGTGGCTCAAGAGCGTTGTGTCGGGTGTGGGATATGCGAGCAGATTTGTAAAACCGTCAATGATCGCATTGCGATCAAGGTAACACCGGCACGCAACCTGGCTGCCGGTGCGATGGGCCGTTGAATCCACAGTGCATCAAGCCGGTTCGAAGGATGAAAAAGTCAGGCAAATTATTGAAACGTCGGCACTTGTGGCGAAGGCAAGGAAGAAAGAGTTCGTGCTTGACATCCCTTTCTCCTTTACCTATCATACGCCTCCTGTGCCGCAGGACTCAGGTGTTGCGTGGTGTGTGAGTAAAATACGCAACATGTTGAGGTGAGGAGTAAGATCCGTATGACATCGAAACAAGTCGTGCAGCCTACCTCCCCGTCCTCCACCGCAGTCGCTTCCCCGCAGGCGGTCCCTATTAAAGATTCGCCGGCCGTTGAACGTGCGCTCAATCGCAGTAAAATTTACCTTCTCTTCTCCTGGAGTTTGCTGTATCCGGAGGATGAGGAGTTTTTGGATTATCTCCAGTGCGGTGAATTCGTCGAAGACGGACGTGCGGCATTGGAAGGTCTTCGTGTGGCGCTTGACGGGATCGGAGGCGAACGGGCGAACCAGAAAATCGCTCTGATGAAGAGACAGTTCGACCAGATCGAGAAGCTGGTATCATCCGAGTGCGTCAATTGGCAAATCGGCGACCTTCAGACGGAACATCGTCGGGTGTTCACCAATGTGATTACGCTCGATTGTCCCCCGTATGAAACCCTCTTCGGCAACGACCACGTCTTCGCACAGTCTCATGTGATGGGTGACATTGCAGGGTTTTATAAGGCCTTTGGAGTCGAACTCTCGAAAGATGTCCATGAGCGTCTGGATCACCTCAGTGTCGAACTCGAATTCATGCATTTCTTGACCTATAAGGAATCCTATTCGCGTTGTCACGATGGGATCGAGAAGACGGACATCGTGGTCGATGCGCAAAAGAAGTTCATCAAGAATCATATCGGCCGGTGGGTGCCGTTGTTCTGCAGGATGTTGGCGAAGAAATCGGATACCGGGTTGTTCAAGCTGATTGCCGACTGTATGTCGGAATGGATGGATTTTGAAGTCGCCTTCCTCGGGGTAACGGTGCAGCCTTACTCCGAGGCGGACTATAGACCAGCTACCTTCAATGCTCCGGAAGGTCAAACCTACGAGTGTGGGGCGCAGGACAAGGGAAATGAATTGAGTATGTTGCTGAGTGAGGTCGGGGCCCAGTCCTTCATGGACCAGAAAACGAAAGAGAAGGATGACGAGAAGGGTGAAGGCCCAGTCGGAACTGCGTAGGGGTTCTTGGTTTGTGGGCAGTGCGGGATTCGGTTTCCGTGAGACGTTATAAGTTTTCAGTTCTTTTTTCTTATTAATCTTACAGAGGAGGGCATACGCAATGAGACTGATGCAGACACGCAACAAGCGTTTGGTGTTTGGCATTCTGCTCTCTGCGCTGATCGTCGGCGTCATGTTGACGATCGGGCAGGTGCCCCTCGCGGTCAGCCAACCGGTGACCATTCCCGTGAAGGCGATCAAGGGGGCAATCCCGATGGACGGTGCGAATCCCATTTGGGAAGGAGTGCCGGGTGTCATCATTCCATTGAGCGGTCAGACCATCACCACGCCGATGCACCCAAATATTTCGGTGAAGTCGGTGTTCGTGAAGGCGGTCAGCAATGGGAAGGAGTTGGGGCTGCGCCTGGATTGGGCCGATCAGACCAAGAACGATACGGCGATCGGACCGCAGGATTTTCGTGATCAGGCAGCGGTCATGTTCCCGGTCAACACGGCGGGAGCTCCCCCGTTCCAGTGTATGGGGCAGTCCGGTGGAACCGTCAACATTTGGCGGTGGAATGCCGAGTGGCAGAAGGATATCGGGAAGGATAGTGCCGGAATGTGGGACGTGGACGATCAATATCCCGGCATCTTCTGGGACTACTACTTTGAAGAGCCTGCCGGTGGTGTGACCTATCCGGATCGTATTGGTCGCAGCCTGGGTCCATTCAATTCCGGTATTTGGTCCGGTAACATCATGTCTGATCCGACCTTGCGTGTCAGTTCCGTTGAGGATCTGAACGCCAACGGATTCAGCACGTTGACCACCCAAGCCCACCAAGATGTGATCGGCAATGGTGTGTGGGAACCGGCCGGTTCCGTCAAGGGTGGTTGCTGCGTTGGTCCGACCTGGCGTATCGTCGTGAAGCGTTCGTTGGAAACCAGCGATGCGAACGACACCCAGTTCAAGGCGGGCGCTTCGGTGCCCATCGCCTTCGCGGTGTGGGATGGGTCAAACATTGAACGAAACGGCATGAAGGCTCTCTCCACGTGGTTCACGCTGAAGATGCCGTGAATCTAGTGACCTGAGGAGGCTGCTCTTGCTCCGATTACGGAGAGGAGTGTCGTGCCTAGTTGTAGTAAGATGGCCCCGAGTCGTTGCCTCCAACGGCAAAATGATTCGGGGCCTTCTTGTATTCGCTGCCGGAGGTATTTTTTCAGAGATCCTAGAGTGAAGTGATCGAATATGGAGGCGGAGAAGGGTTGCATTTGAGTCGGAGCGGAGTGTATAAAATCACGTGGGGTGTTTCGCTCAATACGGTGATTTTCCTCGCTAATCTAGGTCTCCTTTCATGAAAGTTTCACTGCTGTTTCCCCCGACGTGGCACCCTTCTCAACCCTATCTGAGTCTTCCTTCATTGACAGGATTTCTCTCGCAAGCAGGTGTCAAGAACGTCTCGCAACGCGATCTCGGCATCGAATTGCTGGATAAGGTGTTGACGCAGTCGTTTGCTCAAGATGTCTATCAGCAGTTGACGGTGAAACAACGTAGCCTTGAGCATGAACGTATGGGTGAAACCGGGGCTGGGAGTGCCGAACAACTCTCGCGCGTGATCGAATCACTCGATCGCTTTCCCTATCTGTTCGAGAGAATCGAATTGGCGAAAGAAACGCTGCGGGGAGACGGATTCTACGATATCGAAGCCTATCGCAATAGCCTCTTTCTGATCGATAAATGGCTCGAGGTGATCTCCTCGCTGTATTTCCCGACGAGAATGACGGTGGTGGACAATCAATTCGGAGACTACTCGATTTATTCGTCAAAAGATCTGATCAAGGCCATTCGAGATGAAGGCCAGAACCCCTACGTCAGTTTATTCCGTGAACACTTTTTACCGTCCCTCCTGGCGGATCGTCCGGATTTGGTCGGCGTTTCCATTACCGCCACCTCGCAGGTTATTCCAGGGCTCACGCTCTGCCGGCTGATCAAAGAACAGGCGCCGGAGGTACATGTCACGGTCGGCGGCAGCATTTTTACCCGGCTGGTGGACAACCTGCGTCGTTGTCCATGGCTCTTCGACATCACCGACGATTTCGTGGTGTTCGAAGGCGAGACCGCGCTCCTAGAGTTGGTCAATCAGATGGACGGCAAACGAGATTTCAGTAAAGTGCCTAATCTGATTTATCGCCAGAACGGCAAGATCACGGTCAATCAACCGTTCTATTCGGAGAATATCAACCAACTCACCGCCCCGAATTACGACGGCTTTCCGCTGGACCTCTACCTGTCCCCGGAACCGGTTCTGCCCGTACAATTTTCACGTGGCTGCTATTACAAAGACTGTGCGTTTTGTGCCCTCACACTGGATCACCAAAATTTCCGTCAACGCGACCCTGGCAAAACGGTGGACGATCTGGCCTGGTTGAAGGAGCGGTATGGGGCGCAATTCTTTTTCTTCACCGACG
Proteins encoded in this region:
- a CDS encoding WD-repeat protein, encoding MSNHITAPSTPHNAGQLNGPGESASPATTPAVDYLEYWKAGLRELKTFRGHSHGIWTVAYAPDGQTLVSGGVDRYVRVWDIETGRLLRSLRGHTADIRALVFTPDGRTLASGSEDRTIRLWNPKTGEPTKLLFTRYDHNVCSLSLSPDGLMLARGSHNKDIKIWEVTTGTDLMTLLGKDQYDHHWSVCVAFSPDGIHLASGSDIGKIRIWEVLPSGEEKILHNGHWEETEEDSTETRGFFIEDDGGFQKPMEYWIGAMVFTPDGKILITGSRDNTIRFFEMPTMNELRVLRGHNGWVRALAVSPDGKVLISSGDDHTIRFWDIATGRNFRTDKSHTGPVRGIAFSSDGLRLASASWDRTVKLWEGGPEPSE
- a CDS encoding Anaerobic respiratory reductase chaperone, which produces MTSKQVVQPTSPSSTAVASPQAVPIKDSPAVERALNRSKIYLLFSWSLLYPEDEEFLDYLQCGEFVEDGRAALEGLRVALDGIGGERANQKIALMKRQFDQIEKLVSSECVNWQIGDLQTEHRRVFTNVITLDCPPYETLFGNDHVFAQSHVMGDIAGFYKAFGVELSKDVHERLDHLSVELEFMHFLTYKESYSRCHDGIEKTDIVVDAQKKFIKNHIGRWVPLFCRMLAKKSDTGLFKLIADCMSEWMDFEVAFLGVTVQPYSEADYRPATFNAPEGQTYECGAQDKGNELSMLLSEVGAQSFMDQKTKEKDDEKGEGPVGTA
- a CDS encoding radical SAM/B12 binding domain protein; amino-acid sequence: MKVSLLFPPTWHPSQPYLSLPSLTGFLSQAGVKNVSQRDLGIELLDKVLTQSFAQDVYQQLTVKQRSLEHERMGETGAGSAEQLSRVIESLDRFPYLFERIELAKETLRGDGFYDIEAYRNSLFLIDKWLEVISSLYFPTRMTVVDNQFGDYSIYSSKDLIKAIRDEGQNPYVSLFREHFLPSLLADRPDLVGVSITATSQVIPGLTLCRLIKEQAPEVHVTVGGSIFTRLVDNLRRCPWLFDITDDFVVFEGETALLELVNQMDGKRDFSKVPNLIYRQNGKITVNQPFYSENINQLTAPNYDGFPLDLYLSPEPVLPVQFSRGCYYKDCAFCALTLDHQNFRQRDPGKTVDDLAWLKERYGAQFFFFTDECFALSPTKRLCQQMIDRQLNVKWTCELRFEKNLTRELLGQMRDAGCLKIVFGLESFNQRVMDFMKKGIKQESVRRIADDCVDLGIAVHCYVIVGFPTEKEEEALETVNFIVGNKKLHESYGFSCQPCLFDLEKEAPIMNDPGSYGIRRIMRPATEDLSLGFFYEVQEGMTPAQAEQLYQQVYEKISEVVCELPFNYSMADGLLYIAQAKSQALQVPQPTGS